Genomic DNA from Pigmentiphaga litoralis:
TTCTTACTGCCTGCGAGGACCTTCCATGGCCGTCAACCTGAACATTCCCGCCCAGGACACGATCCTGCCTGTCGATGGTATCGAGATCGGCGTGACCGAAGCCGGGGTCCGCAAGGCCAACCGCCGCGACCTGACCGTGTTCCGGTTCGCGGAAGGCACGTCGGTGGCCGGTGTGTTCACGCGCAACCGCTTCTGCGCCGCGCCCGTGCTGGTCTGCCAGGATCATCTGGGCAAGGGCACGGCCATCCGCGCCATGGTCATCAATACGGGTAACGCCAACGCCGGCACCGGCGAGTCTGGCCTGGCCGCGGCACGCGCGACCTGCGATGCGCTGGCGGGCTTGCTGGGCGTGGCTTCCGATCAGATCCTGCCATTTTCGACCGGCGTGATCCTGGAACCGCTGCCAGTGGATCGCATCGTTGCGGGCCTGCCTGCGGCAATCAAGGCGCTGGGGCCTAACAACTGGTTCGACGCCGCGCACGGCATCATGACTACCGACACGCTGCCCAAGATCGTGTCGCGCAAGGTATCGATTGGCGGCAAGACCGTCACGTTGACCGGCATCAGCAAAGGCGCGGGCATGATCCGCCCGAACATGGCGACCATGCTCGGCTTTCTGGGCACCGATGCCGGTATCGACCAGAGCTTGCTGACGCAAGTGGCGCGCGACGTGGCCGATGTGTCGTTCAACCGGATCACGGTCGACGGCGACACGTCCACCAATGACTCGTTCATCATTGCGGCCACGGGCAAATCAGGCGTCATGGTGACGTCGGCGGAAGAGCCTCAGTACGCTGAGCTTCGCGATGCACTGAAGGCGGTGGCGACCGAACTGGCGCAGCTGATAGTGCGCGATGCCGAAGGCGCCACCAAGTTCATGACCATCAAGGTCGAAGGCGCAGGCACGCAAGACGAAGCCCTGAAAGTGGCCTATGCCGTGGCGCACTCGCCGCTGGTCAAGACCGCCTTCTATGCATCGGACCCCAACCTGGGCCGCATCCTGGCGGCAATTGGTTATGCCGGCATCGACGATCTGGACGTGAGCGGCGTCAACCTGTGGCTGGATGACGTGCATGTGGCCGTGAATGGCGGCCGCAATCCCGACTATCAGGAAGCCGATGGCCAGCGCGTGATGAAGCAGGCCGAGATCCTGGTGCGCATCGGCCTGGGCCGCGGCAACGTGACCGAGACCGTGTACACCTGCGACTTTTCGCACGAATACGTCACGATCAACGCCGACTACCGCTCATAACAACAAGAGGTCACCCGTGGCAAAGTCCAAGCCTGTCGCACTGCCTACGCTCGACGCCGTCGATCTGGGCGCCTTCCTGGCGCGCGCCGACCGCGTGCTCGCGCAACTGGAAGCCTTCCTGCCCCCTGCCGCGCCGGCGACCGAGTGGGAGTCGCATGCCTTCCGCTGGCGTCGTCGCGGTTCGCGCGGCTGGCTGGAACCCGTGCGCCACATTGCGCGCATCGGCATGGATGACTTGCAGCACATCGATCGGCAAAAGCAGATCATCGACCGCAATACGGCGCAGTTCCTGGCGAACCGCCCGGCCAACAATGTGCTGATGACGGGCGCGCGTGGCACGGGCAAAAGCTCGTTGGTCAAGGCCATGCTTGCTCAGTACGCTGACGAAGGCCTGCGCCTGATCGAGGTCGACAAGTCCGACCTGTGCGACCTGCAGGAGATCGTTGAAGCGGTGGCCCAGCGTCCGGAACGGTTCATCGTGTTCTGCGACGATCTGTCGTTCGAAGAAGGCGAGGCAGACTACAAGGCCCTGAAGTCGGTGCTGGACGGATCGATTGCCGCGGCCACGAACAACGTGCTGATCTACGCGACGTCGAACCGCCGGCACCTGATGCCTGAATACATGAACGAGAACCTGTCGGCCAAGCACCAGACCGACGGCGAGATTCATCCGGGCGAAACGGTCGAAGAAAAGATTTCGTTGTCGGAACGGTTCGGTCTGTGGCTGTCGTTCTACCCGTTCAAGCAGGACGACTACCTGGACATCGTCGCGCACTGGCTGGAAGAGCTGGGCTGCGATGCCGACTCGATCGCGGCCGCGCGCATGGAAGCGTTGCAGTGGACGCTGGAGCGCGGCTCGCGATCGGGCCGCGTGGCGTGGCAGTTCGCGAAGGACTGGGCCGCGCGGCACGGCGGCGCGGGCGTGACGGCATTGCCGGTGCGCGGCGAGGCGTCTGTGGATGACAAGGCCTCGCGCAAGGCCGCCAAGAAGGCGGCCAAGGACCTGGGCAGCACGCCGCCGGAAAAGCGGCCCATGATTGCGGACTATGGCGCCGCGTCGGACGAAAGCGATCTATGACGGCATCGGAAACAACCGCGGCGGGAACTCCCGTCAAGCTGCTTGACGTTGCGGTGGGCGTCGTCATCCGCCCCGACGGCAGCCTGCTGCTGGGCCAGCGGCCTGACGGCAAGCCCTATGCGGGCTGGTGGGAGTTGCCCGGTGGCAAACTCGAGCCCGGCGAAACCGTGCTTGAAGCCCTAGCCCGCGAACTGAAAGAAGAAGTGGATATCGACGTGACGGCGTCGACCCCGTGGGTCACGCACATCCACGCGTACAGCCACGCCACGGTGCGGCTGTTCTTCTGCCGCGTCACGGCGTGGACGGGCGAGCCGCGCGGACTGGAATCGCAGGCGCTGCAGTGGGTTGGGTCGCGGTTGGCGACCGAAGATGAGATCTCTGCGGCGCGTGTGGCCCTGTCGGACCGCCTAGCCGCGCTGGAAGCCCGCAGGGCAGCCGGCGAGACCCCGGGCGAACTGGACATCGCGCAAGCCCGTGCCCAGGCACCTGAAGACGCCTTGGGTCTGGCCCTGACGCCTGCCGTCGGCCCGCTGCTGCCGGCCGCCCTGCCACCCTTGCGCTGGCTGCAGGTGCCGACGCGCTATGCCATCACCCAGATTGGCGGTCCCGACGCCCTGCCCGCGTATCTGGAGCGCCTGGACGCGGCGCTGGCGTCGGGCCTGAAGCTTGTGCAACTGCGCGAGCCTGCCTGGGTCGACGGCGTCGATGCCGACAGCCTGTTTGACGCCTTGCAGCAGATCCTGGCGCGCACGCGGTTCGCCGGCGCGCGCCTGTTGGTCAACAGCGTGCACCCCGCGGCGTGGTGGTCTTTTTCTGACGGAGTGCACTTTCGTGCCACAGATGCCGCGCAGGCTTTGCATGCGGCAAATGTGGCAGAAAACGGCGATTCTGCAAATCGGGATACTGCCCCGACCTCCCTGCCCGCCGGGAAATGGCGTGCGGTGTCTGCACATAACGCGGCGGATCTGGCGTGCGCTCGGGCGCTGGATGCGGAGTTTGCGGTGCTGGGCCCCGTGTTGGACACGGCGTCCCATCCCGGCGCGAAACCACTGGGTTGGGATGGCTTTGCCGATCTGGTGCAGGCTGCCGGGCTGCCGGTATTTGCGTTGGGCGGGCAGTCCGAGGCGACGGAGGAACTGGCGCGTGAGCACGGCGCGCATGGCATTGCGGGGATACGCGGGCTGCTCGATCTCAGCGAAACCTGAGCGGCGACACGGCTTCCATATCGATCTCGGGTTCTTGCCCCAACGCCAGGGCTGTGATGGCATCCCCTGTCAGCGCAGCCAGCGTCAACCCGAGGTGTCCGTGGCCGCAGGCCAGCAGCACGTTCGGTGCTCCGGGTGCGCGGCCGATCACCGGCCGGCTGTCGGGCACCGAAGGCCGGGGGCCGACCCAGCGACTGATGGGCTCGGCATCCAGCCCCTTTGCCCAGCCATCCAGACCCGTCAACACCGGCACCGCGCGGTCGTGATCGGGCTTCGCGTCGGGCACATCGAACTCGGCCATGCTGGCCAGCCGGATGCCCTTTTCCATCGGCGTGACGGCCACCTTCCGTTCGACCAGCAATAGCGGCATGCGCAGCGCGCTGCTGTCGCGCGGCAGCATCACGTGATAGCCGCGCTCGGACACCAGCGGAATATGCACGCCCAGTTGTTTGGCGAAGGCCTGCGACCACGCGCCTGCCGCCAGCACCACCAGGTCGGCATCGATCCGGCCGTCCTGGGTCTGGATGCCTTTTGCGTCCAGGCCTGTTGCCGTGGCCTTCACGATCCGGCCACCGGCTTGTTCGATACGCGCGGCCAGGGCCAGCGACAGGCTGAGCGTGTCCGTCACGTAGCCCATGCTGGGGACGTGCATCGCGCCGCCGATTCCCGCTGACAAGGTGGGTTCGATGGCTCGGGCTGCGTCCGCATCGAGCCGTTCCGATGCCACGCCCAGGTCGCGACGAAAGGCGTAGGACCCCTGAGCGGCGTCCAGCGCCGCCCGGCTCCGGAAGACGTGCAACGCACCCGACTGCTTGACCAGATGGCGCGCGCGGATGTCGTCCAGCACGGGCAGCCAGCTGTCCCAGGCCTTGCCGATCATTGCGGCCATCGCCAGCGATCCGGCTTTCATGGTGGCCGGGTTGCCGTTGTTGATGAAGCGCAGGAACCATGGCAAATGTTTGGCCACATAGCCGGGGCGCGCGACCAGCGGGCCGGTCGGATCACGAAGCAGGTTGATCGTCTGGCGCAGGATGCCAGGCGTGGCCTGCGGGATGACCGACGCAGTGGCGATGTGGGACGCATTGCCGAAGCTTGCGCCTTCGCCCGGGCCGCCGCGATCGACCACCGTGACCTGGAAACCGGCGCGTTGCAGCGCGCGGGCGCAGGCCAGGCCGACCAGGCCAGCGCCAAGGACGGCGACGGTGCCGCGGCCAGGCGGGGTGTCTTTACTGCTCATTGTTGGGCGCGCTCAATGTCGATATCTGCTCATTGCTCGCGGTCAGCGCCGTCCACAGCACGGCACCCGCCGTCGCCGTGGCCTTGCGCAGCACTGACTCGTCGACCAGGTCCCGCGTGTCGGCCGGTGTCAGCAACAGACGCAGCGCGCTGTCCGGCTCGTTGAAGCCTGCAATCAATCGCATGGCAGGAATGCCGACCGCCGCGAAGTTGGCATGATCGCTGTTCGACATCAGCGGCAAGTGCTGCCCGATCGGATGGCTTGCGCCCCGGGCTGCCGTATCAATCAGCGGCGCCAGACCGGCGAACCCGGAAATGAGCGCAGTCAAATTGGGCGAGCCGGCCAGCGAGTCCAGATTGACGTTGAGCTTGATGCGATCGCGCACTTCCGACGACAGCTTGGCCAACCATTCGCGAGAACCGTTCAGCGCCCATTCTTCGGCGCTGAAAATGCAGACCGTCAGACCGCGCTGCAGGCCGGCCACGTGCGGCGCGATCTGACGTGCGAGCGCCAGCGCTGCGGCCACACCGGTGCCGTTGTCGATCGCGCTTTCTGCCAGCGGGTGGCCATCGATATGCGCCGACAGCACCACACGATCCGGCCCTGCGCCCGGCAGGTCCAGCACCAGCACATCCGTCTGCGCGCCGGTCAGGTCTTCGGCATCGATACGCACGTGCACGCGTGCGCCGGGCTGCTTGAGCACCGTCGCCGATTCGGCCGACAGCCCCATCGCAGGAATCCCTGGCGCGCCACCGCGGCCTGACGAGCCCGACACTGGCCCGACGTTGGCTTCGGGATGCGCGACAAAAAACGCGGCGGCGCCTGCCGCTTGCGCGGCCGCCAGCTTGACGCGGCGATGCACGGTGGACGTCGAGAAAGGATATTCATGCGCGACCAGCACGGCCTTGCCGCGCACCGCATCACCTGCCGCCTGAATCTGTTCCGGCGTGCCGCGACCGAGGTCGAGGACATCGAGCGTCAAGCCGTCGGCCGGCGTGGAAGCGGTGCCAAGCAGCGGCGTCGCGACCAGCGGTTGCGACGCCGTAGACGCTTCGTGTTCGTTGACCGCGCGGACCTCGGCGACATGGCAGACCCAACCCGCGTACGGCGTGGGATCTCGCCGTGTCACGGCGCCGGGCAGGATGGCATCGAGCCGCGAGGCGCACCAGGCCTGCGCGGCCGCTTCGCTGGGCGTGCCGGCCAGCCGGCCACCGGTATCGCACAACGCGTTGAAGTCGGCCCACAGGGCGGGATCGTTCTGAACGGCGCGCAGGTAGTCGGCCAGAGGCAGTGACATGGAGGAAACAGTAGGCATGGACGTCGTTCAGCCGATGTGGGCTTTCAGGAAGTCCAGGGTGCGCTGCTCAGCCAGCGCTGCCGATTCCGGGTGATACAGCGATCGCTGATCGCAATTGAAGCCATGCCCGGTCGGGTAGATAAAAGTCTGCGACGAGGCGGGCGCAATGTCGCGCACGCGTTCGATGTCGGCCAGGGCAATCAGGTGATCCTTCTCGCCCCAATGCAGCATCATCGGAATGCAGGGGCGATCGTCCATGACGGTAGTGATCGCGTTGCCGTAGTAGGACACGGCGCAGGTGATGCTGGCGCTGCTATCGGCACCCCCGCTGCCATTGCCGCCCGTGCTGCGCGACGCCGCCACCCAGGCCGCCGTGCCGCCCCAGCAGTAGCCGACAATGCCGACCTTGCCGGCATGGCCCACGGCCTGTGCTGCGGCTTCGATGTCGAGCACGGCCTGATCCCAGTCCAGCTCGCGCATCAACGCCTGGCCTTTCTTGACGTCGTCGTCGCCATAGCCCAGGTCCAGATCGCGCTCCACGCGGTCGAACATGTTCGGGGCGATGGCGAGGTAACCATGCCGGGCGTAGCGGTCCGTCACGCTGCGGATGTGGCTGTTGACGCCAAAGATCTCGGGCAGGATCACGAGGGCCGCGCGCGGCGTGCCCTCGGGTTCCGCCACGTAGGCCTTCAGTTCGAAACCGTCGGCGGCTGTCAGGTTGAGGGTGCGGGTCATGTGTCTTCTCCTGGGTCTGTCTATGTCTGAATGTCTGAACGTCCGTACATCGGGATTCAGTCGACCTTGATCTTGGCCTGCTGCACGACGGTGCGCCACTGCGTCAGATCATTCTTCATCACTGCCGCGAATTCCGTGGTCGGCTTGAGCGACGGCGTGATGCCCAGTGCCGCAAAGCGTTCACGCATTTCTGGCAAGGCCATCACGTTTTTCAATGCGAGATTGATGCGATCGACAACGGCTTTGTCCAGCCCGGCTGGTCCGATGATGCCCCACCAGTTCAGTGCATACACGCCCTTGATGCCGAGTTGATCGAAGGTCGGGATCTCCGGGAATTCCTTGCTGGGTGTGGCCGATGCAATGGCGAGCGCGCGCAGGCGTTCGCTCTTGACAAGAGGCATGCCCGACGCGGTGCTGGTGAAAGTGGCGTCGACCTGGCCCGCCATGGTCTCGTTGATGGCCAGCCCGGATCCGCGATACGGCACGCTGACGATGGACGTGGCGGTCTTCAGTTGCAGCAGTTCGGCGGCCAGATGGCCCAGCGACCCGGGACCGGCATTGGCGATATTGACGCCGCGATCCTTGCCGCGTGCCAGGAATTCGTCTACGGTGCGGCTGCCGGCAAAGGGCACGAACAGCACCAGCGGGGCCGATCCGATCTGGCTGACCGGGGTGAAGTCTTTCTCGGTGTCGTAGCCGGGCGATGCGGTCCGCACGGCAGCGTTCAACAACAGCGCGACGTCACCCAGCATCAGGGTGTAGCCGTCTGCCGGGCTGCGGGCCAGTTGGGTGGCAGCGATGGCGGTGTTGGCGCCGGCGCGGTTGATCACGACGATGGACTGGCCCATTTCCTTTTGCAGGAAGGGCGCCATGGCGCGGACGATGATGTCCGACGCGCCGCCCGGGGCGTAAGGCACCACGAGTTCGATCGGACGTGACGGGTAGGTCTCGGCAGCAGCCGTGACTGGCGTCATCAAGACGGGCGTCATCAACGCGCAGGCAAACAGGCTGGCAGACAGCTTCCGGAGGATCGAGCAGACCATGATCGGTGCCACACAAGGGAGTCGAGGAAGCCGCTACCTTAAGTTTGCTGTCCGGACAGGGTCAAACGAAAAGCCGACGACTCTTATTCCAGATCGGAATGCAACCTGCCCAGGCCACCGCGACGACGGTGATCTAACGGTCCAGATAGGACTGCAGGCGCATCTGAGTCAGTTGCGCCTCGGACAACATCCAGTCGAGCAGGCGATCACGGGCCGAGTTTCTGCCGGCCCCGGCAGGCACCACGCCGTAGTAGGCGTACCGTGCACGCACGCAATCATTGAGCGGACGCACCAGTTGCCCGCTTTGCAACTGGTCGAGCACCATGAACAGTGGACAGATGGCAAGCCCGCAACCCGCGATAACCGCCGGAATGAGCACGGAAAAGCCCTCGAACAGAAGCTCCGGCCCATCATGCTGCCAGTCGGGTGCGGCGACCGCGCTCCATTCGCGCCAGTCGTATCCGCGCTGGGCGCGCTGCAGCAGGGGCAGGCCATCCAGATCGCGCGGCGACTCGATACGGCGGCCGGCGAGCAGTCCCGGGCTGGCCACCAGGGCCATCTCGCGACCCAGCAGGTAGGTGGCGCGCGCGTCGGGCCACCGCCCTCCCCCGACCCGGATTTCCATATCAAAGCGTTCGGTCACCGGCGAAAAGTCGGGCAGGCGTGGCCGCAAGCTCAGCTTGGTGGTCGGGGCATTGGCCAGGAAGCGCGGCAAGCGGGCCACCAGCCAATGCGCAGCAAAGGCCGGAGAGGCCGACAGCTCGACGGACGATCCGGCCGCTTTTTCGCCGGCCACTTCCTGTGCGATCGCCTTGCCTTCATCCAGCATTGCCAGCGCATCGGCGGCATGCGACAGGTAGGCGCTGCCCGCGGGGGTCAGCAGCAGCGCGCGGCGCGACCGCTGGAACAGGCGAAATCCCAACTGGTGTTCAAGCACCTGGACCTGTTTGCTGACCGCGCTTTGCGTGATGCACAAGGTTTCGGCAGCCCGCGTGAAGCTTTGCAGCCGGGCCACTTCCATGAACGCGCGAAGGGTGGAAAACGAGGCAGTCATGGATACGGGCAGCGTGGGTGGCAGAAGCAGACAGGGCTCCCATTCTACGGTCGGCAATCCTGCAGAAGCGACGTGAACGCGCTTTCTGCTGCCGTGCATCCATAACATCCTGTTATCCAGACAGCCGATAATTTGATTTTTCAGCCGGCGTC
This window encodes:
- the argJ gene encoding bifunctional glutamate N-acetyltransferase/amino-acid acetyltransferase ArgJ, yielding MAVNLNIPAQDTILPVDGIEIGVTEAGVRKANRRDLTVFRFAEGTSVAGVFTRNRFCAAPVLVCQDHLGKGTAIRAMVINTGNANAGTGESGLAAARATCDALAGLLGVASDQILPFSTGVILEPLPVDRIVAGLPAAIKALGPNNWFDAAHGIMTTDTLPKIVSRKVSIGGKTVTLTGISKGAGMIRPNMATMLGFLGTDAGIDQSLLTQVARDVADVSFNRITVDGDTSTNDSFIIAATGKSGVMVTSAEEPQYAELRDALKAVATELAQLIVRDAEGATKFMTIKVEGAGTQDEALKVAYAVAHSPLVKTAFYASDPNLGRILAAIGYAGIDDLDVSGVNLWLDDVHVAVNGGRNPDYQEADGQRVMKQAEILVRIGLGRGNVTETVYTCDFSHEYVTINADYRS
- a CDS encoding M28 family metallopeptidase, yielding MSLPLADYLRAVQNDPALWADFNALCDTGGRLAGTPSEAAAQAWCASRLDAILPGAVTRRDPTPYAGWVCHVAEVRAVNEHEASTASQPLVATPLLGTASTPADGLTLDVLDLGRGTPEQIQAAGDAVRGKAVLVAHEYPFSTSTVHRRVKLAAAQAAGAAAFFVAHPEANVGPVSGSSGRGGAPGIPAMGLSAESATVLKQPGARVHVRIDAEDLTGAQTDVLVLDLPGAGPDRVVLSAHIDGHPLAESAIDNGTGVAAALALARQIAPHVAGLQRGLTVCIFSAEEWALNGSREWLAKLSSEVRDRIKLNVNLDSLAGSPNLTALISGFAGLAPLIDTAARGASHPIGQHLPLMSNSDHANFAAVGIPAMRLIAGFNEPDSALRLLLTPADTRDLVDESVLRKATATAGAVLWTALTASNEQISTLSAPNNEQ
- a CDS encoding Bug family tripartite tricarboxylate transporter substrate binding protein encodes the protein MVCSILRKLSASLFACALMTPVLMTPVTAAAETYPSRPIELVVPYAPGGASDIIVRAMAPFLQKEMGQSIVVINRAGANTAIAATQLARSPADGYTLMLGDVALLLNAAVRTASPGYDTEKDFTPVSQIGSAPLVLFVPFAGSRTVDEFLARGKDRGVNIANAGPGSLGHLAAELLQLKTATSIVSVPYRGSGLAINETMAGQVDATFTSTASGMPLVKSERLRALAIASATPSKEFPEIPTFDQLGIKGVYALNWWGIIGPAGLDKAVVDRINLALKNVMALPEMRERFAALGITPSLKPTTEFAAVMKNDLTQWRTVVQQAKIKVD
- a CDS encoding dienelactone hydrolase family protein, whose amino-acid sequence is MTRTLNLTAADGFELKAYVAEPEGTPRAALVILPEIFGVNSHIRSVTDRYARHGYLAIAPNMFDRVERDLDLGYGDDDVKKGQALMRELDWDQAVLDIEAAAQAVGHAGKVGIVGYCWGGTAAWVAASRSTGGNGSGGADSSASITCAVSYYGNAITTVMDDRPCIPMMLHWGEKDHLIALADIERVRDIAPASSQTFIYPTGHGFNCDQRSLYHPESAALAEQRTLDFLKAHIG
- a CDS encoding thiamine phosphate synthase, giving the protein MTASETTAAGTPVKLLDVAVGVVIRPDGSLLLGQRPDGKPYAGWWELPGGKLEPGETVLEALARELKEEVDIDVTASTPWVTHIHAYSHATVRLFFCRVTAWTGEPRGLESQALQWVGSRLATEDEISAARVALSDRLAALEARRAAGETPGELDIAQARAQAPEDALGLALTPAVGPLLPAALPPLRWLQVPTRYAITQIGGPDALPAYLERLDAALASGLKLVQLREPAWVDGVDADSLFDALQQILARTRFAGARLLVNSVHPAAWWSFSDGVHFRATDAAQALHAANVAENGDSANRDTAPTSLPAGKWRAVSAHNAADLACARALDAEFAVLGPVLDTASHPGAKPLGWDGFADLVQAAGLPVFALGGQSEATEELAREHGAHGIAGIRGLLDLSET
- a CDS encoding NAD(P)/FAD-dependent oxidoreductase, encoding MSSKDTPPGRGTVAVLGAGLVGLACARALQRAGFQVTVVDRGGPGEGASFGNASHIATASVIPQATPGILRQTINLLRDPTGPLVARPGYVAKHLPWFLRFINNGNPATMKAGSLAMAAMIGKAWDSWLPVLDDIRARHLVKQSGALHVFRSRAALDAAQGSYAFRRDLGVASERLDADAARAIEPTLSAGIGGAMHVPSMGYVTDTLSLSLALAARIEQAGGRIVKATATGLDAKGIQTQDGRIDADLVVLAAGAWSQAFAKQLGVHIPLVSERGYHVMLPRDSSALRMPLLLVERKVAVTPMEKGIRLASMAEFDVPDAKPDHDRAVPVLTGLDGWAKGLDAEPISRWVGPRPSVPDSRPVIGRAPGAPNVLLACGHGHLGLTLAALTGDAITALALGQEPEIDMEAVSPLRFR
- a CDS encoding LysR substrate-binding domain-containing protein, with the translated sequence MTASFSTLRAFMEVARLQSFTRAAETLCITQSAVSKQVQVLEHQLGFRLFQRSRRALLLTPAGSAYLSHAADALAMLDEGKAIAQEVAGEKAAGSSVELSASPAFAAHWLVARLPRFLANAPTTKLSLRPRLPDFSPVTERFDMEIRVGGGRWPDARATYLLGREMALVASPGLLAGRRIESPRDLDGLPLLQRAQRGYDWREWSAVAAPDWQHDGPELLFEGFSVLIPAVIAGCGLAICPLFMVLDQLQSGQLVRPLNDCVRARYAYYGVVPAGAGRNSARDRLLDWMLSEAQLTQMRLQSYLDR